The stretch of DNA GGCCACCTCGTGGTCGGCCCGGCCGCGCTCGACCTCGTGCCGACCTTCGCCGCCGGTCGACGCCTCGGCTCCTACTACGGCCTGCTCGCGACGTGCGGCGGCGTGGCCGTGCTCGTCCTGTCGGTCCCGCTCGGCGCGCTCTACGCCGACGCCAGCGCGACGTCGCTCGTGGCGTCGCGCCCGTGGGCGCTGCTCGCCGGCCTCGCGCTCTGCTCGAGCGTGGCCGCCGCGCTCCTCCTGCGACGTCCGCTCGCGGCACCACCCCTCGACCCCGCGGAGCCCCGGAGCCCCGCACCACCCACCCCCTCCCCCTCGAAAGGACCTCGATGACCCCCCTTCGTCCACTACTGCGCACCGGCGCGGCCGCCCTGGTGCTCACCCTCGCCGCCGGTTGCTTCGCCGGCGGCGGCAGCGACCAGGCCAGCGACGGCCGCATCTCCGTCGCGATGATGCAGCCGCCGCGCTCCGGCCTCTCCCCGCTCAGCGACGACGCGTTCAAGCTGTCGCGCTGGAGCACCGCCGAGACGCTCGTGCAGCTCGACGCCGACGGCGTGGCGCAGCCGATGCTCGCCACCTCCTGGCAGCGCACCGACGACCGCACGTGGACGTTCGACCTGCGCGGCGACGTCACCTTCCACGACGGCACGCCGCTGACGTCGAAGGAGGTCGTGGCGTCGCTGCAGACCGCGGCCCAGGCGTCGCCCGTGCCGCGCATCCTCGACGGCGTCGAGCTCACCGTCGAGGCGCCCGACGCCGACACCGTCGTGGTGAAGACGGCCGTAGCCGACCCGCTCGTCCCCCAGCGGCTCTCGAGCCCGCAGCTGTCGATCCTCGCGCCGAAGGCGTACACGACCAAGGCCGTGAACCCGGTCGGCGCCGGCACCGGACCGTTCGAGCTGGTGAAGGTCGACGGCACGTCGGGCGCGACCCTCGACCGCTACGACGACTACTGGGGCGAGAAGGCGAAGGCGTCCGGCATCGATGCTCGCTTCGTGCCCGACGGCACCGCCCGCGCCGCCGCGCTGCGCACGGGCGACGCCGACGTCGTCGAGTCGGTGCCGGTGGGCCAGGTGGCGCAGCTCGACGAGGATCTCGTGATCGAGGTGCCCATGCCGCGCACGAACACGCTCTACCTCAACACCACGAAGGGCCCGTTCAAGGACCCGACCGTCCGCGCCGCGGCGCGCGAGGCGATCGACCGCGCCCGGCTCGTGAAGGACGTGTACGAGGGCCGCGCCGACGAGGCCAGCGGTCTGCTCGGCCCGGCGCTGCCCTGGGCGGCCGACCTGCGCTCCGACCCCGAGTACACGCAGCTCCTCGCCCAGCGCGCGGAGCCCGCGAAGGTCGACGGCGTCAGGATCACCCTCGGCACGTTCACCGACCGCGCCGAGCTGCCCGAGGTGGCGGTGCTGCTGGAGCAGGAGCTCGAGGCCGCCGGCTTCGTCGTGCAGCAGGACGTGCGCGAGTACCAGTTCATCGAGGCCGACGCGCTCGACGGAGCGTTCGACGCGTTCATCCTGTCGCGCGCCACGGTGCTCGACTCCGGCGACCCGGTGGCCTACATGGCGTCCGACTTCGGCTGCGACGGCGGCTTCAACATCGCCCAGCTCTGCAACGACGACGTCGACGCCGCGCTCGACCGCGCCGCGCAGGTGGAGCCCGGCGCTGAGCGTCAGCGCCTGACGATGCTCGCGGAGGCGCAGGTGCTGGGCCTCGACGCCGCCGTCCCGCTGCTGCACGAGCGCGTCATCCAGGGCGAGGCGCAGGGCGTGTCGGGGGTCGAGCGCGACCCGCGCGAGCGCGACCTGATCGACGCCGACAGCAGCGCCGGTGCCTGAGCCCCGGCCGCGCCGCGACGCCGTCGTCACGGCGGCGTCGCGGCTGCTGGCGGCGTCGGGGCTGCTCGCCCTGGTCGGTGCGCTGCCCTGGCTCGCCTCACGCGATCCAGCGCTCACGGTGCTGCGCGCCCGGTACGCCGACCGCGAGGCGACACCCGAGGCGCTGGCCGCGGTCCGCGCCGAGCTCGGCCTCGACGCCGGACCGTTCACCCTGCTGGGGCAGTGGGTGTCGGGGCTGCTGCGCGGGGACCTGGGCACGTCGTGGATCAGCGGACGTCCGGTCGGGCCGGGCCTGCTCGACAACCTGAGCGTGTCGCTCACGCTCGTGGGCTTCTCGCTCGTGGTCGCGTTCGCGGTGGCCACCGTGAGCGTCACGGTGGCGATGCGGGCCGGCCTGCGGGGGCGTCCGTCGTTCGGGTCCGGGTCGGGGTCGGTGCTGCTGACCGCCCTGCCGGAGTTCCTGCTGGCGACGGTGCTGCTGCTCGTCGGTGCCGTGTGGCTCGGCTGGTTCCCACCGTTCGGCTGGGACGGCCCGGGCCAGGCGGTGCTGCCGGCCCTGGCGCTCGGGCTGCCGGCGGGCGGTCTGCTCGGCCGACTGACGGCCACGGCGGTGACGGCCGTGTTCACCGAGCCGTGGGTGACGACGTGGCGGGGCGCCGGCTTCACCCGACGGGAGGTGGCGACGGCGGTGCTGCGTCGCGCGGTGCCGTCGGTGCTGCCGCAGCTGGGCCTCGTGGTCGTCGGGCTGACGGGCGGCGCGGTGGCGGTCGAGGAGGTCTTCGCGATCCCGGGGATCGGTCGCGCGCTGCTCGGCGCGGCCGCCGCCCAGGACCTGCCCGCCCTGCAAGCCGGGCTGCTGCTCCTCGTGGTGGTCGCCGCCGTTGCGGGCGGTGCGGCGTCGCTGCTCGCTCGCCTCCTGCTCGGCCGGGCCGTGCGGTTGTCGGCCCTGTCGCTGCCGGAGCCGGTCGTGGTGCTGCGTCGTCGCGACCTGCTCGTCCCCGGCGTGGCCGGCGCGCTGCTGCTCGTCGTCGTGGTGGCCGGGCTCCTCGGCGACCCGTCGACGTCGGCGCACCCACGCCTCGCGCCACCGTCGCCGGGGCTCTGGCTGGGCGCCGACGCCAGCGGTCGCGACCTGCTCGCGAGGGTGGGTCACGGCGCGCTCACCACCGTCGGCACGGGCCTCGTCGTGCTGGTCCTGTGCCTGCTGATCGGGCTGGCGGTCGGGTGCCTCTCGCACGCCGCCACCGGACCGATCGAGATCGCGAACGCCGCACCTCCGGTGCTCGCTGGGCTCGTCGTGGCCGCGATCGCCGGACCGTCGCAGCTGGGTGCCGCGGTGGCGGTGACGGCGGTGAGCTGGGCCCCGCTCGCCGCGCACACGTCGGCCCTGCTGCGCGAGGCAGGGTCGCAGCCGCACGTGGCCGTGCTGCCGGTGCTGGGGGTCGGGCCGGTGCGCCGGCTCGTGCGGCACACGCTGCCGGCCGTCGTGCCGGCCGTCACCCGCCACGCCGCCCTGCGGCTGCCCGGCATCGTGCTCGCCCTGGCGTCGCTCGGGTTCCTGGGGCTCGGCGCACGACCTCCTCGCCCGGAGTGGGGTCTGGTGCTCGCCGAGGGCTCCGCCTACGTCGAGCGCGCCCCGTGGACCGCACTCGGCCCCGCCGGAGCGCTGGTGCTCGTGTCCGTGCTGTCGGTGGGTGCGACGGCCGTCCTCACCACCCGCCGGAGCGGGCGCGCCGCCTCTACGGCTGCGTGAACTTCTGGCCCTGGTCGTCGCTGACGTAGCTCTGCGGATCCTCGCCGACCACGGCCGCGACGAGGGTGTCGTTGGCGGCGATGCCGCGGGCGGGGTCGCCGACGATGCAGCCGCCGGGCGCCCAGGTGCGGCCCGAGTCCTTCGTGCTGAACAGCTGGGCGGCGCAGCCCTCGAAGCGGGCGAGCGCGTAGCCGGCGTTGAACGTCGTGAACACGGCGGTGCGGCTGTTGTCGAGGCGACCGAGCAGCAGCCACTTGCCGCCACCGTCGCCGCTGCCGACGACGTCGCCGTCGATGCAGGTGACGCGCGCGAAGTCGTCGTCGACCTGCGACAGCGACGAGAAGGTGCAACCGGGCTTGGACTCACCCTTCGAGGGCGACACGGCGACGGTCGGGTCGGACGGGGACGTGTACCAGCGGGTGATCATCGGGTCGTCGACCCACGTGGCGCCGCCGTCGGTGGACGAGCGCTGCCGGGCCTGACAGTCCTCGCCGGCGCCGACGACGGTCAGCTCACCGCCGGAGCGTGCCTGGACGGCAGTGATGACCTTGAGCTCGGGGTCGCGCTTGGTGGGCGACGCGCCGTTCTTCGTCGAGGTCCAGAGCGTGGCGCTCGTGCGTCCCTCGCAGGCGCCACGGGTGGCGAACACCCAGGTGCCGTCGTTCGCGAGGTCCATGCTGGCGGCCTGGGCGGGCTTGAAGTCGAACGCCTGCTGGTTCGTCTTGCGCTCCGGGGTGGGCGACTCGGTGGCGGCAGCCGGGCCGAGGCCGCTGCCGGGCGGCGCGCGGTGGACGTGCTGGAAGACCAGGACCACGAGCACGACGTCGACGAGGACGAACGCGACGAGCGCGATCAGGGACAGGGGCTTCGGCACGTGGCCGAGTCTAGGGGCCGGACGGCCCACCGTGGCCTACTCGCGCAGACCGGGTCACGTGATCTCGTCGGCGTCCCGGCCCCGGGGTTCGGGGTAGTCGCCCACCCACCAGTCGGCGGTCTCGCGCAGCAGCGCTCCGGCCTCGGCGTGCCGCGGGTGGGCCTGGAACGCCCGGAACGCCGCCTCGCTCTCGAAGAGCGCGTTCTCGACGACCACGACGCCCTTGCGGGTGTCGTCGGAGACGCGCACGGTCCACTCGAGGACGCCCGGCAGGTCGTGCAGGCTCGCGAGCGCCGCGACGGCTGCGTCGCGGGTGGCGTCGTCGGTGCCGTCGTGCAGCCGGAAGAGGACGACGTGCCGGTAGGCGTCGCTCACGTGGCGGCGCCGTCGACGAGCTCGTCGGTGATGCGCCGATCGTGCGCGGGGACGACGAGCACGTCGGGCAGGGAGGCGAGGCGTCGCAGCTCGCGGTGGTTGGCGCGGATGCGGGCGCGGTCGCGGCCGACGGTCTGCTCGAAGGCGCGGAGGGCGCGCACGGGCGCGAGCCGCTGGCCGTGGGGGCTGTGGTCGCTGACGTGGCTGGCGTCGAAGACCGCGTCGCCCGCGTGTACGACGACCCCGTCGGGGGTCTCGACGGCGACGGCCGCGTGCCCGCGGGAGTGGCCGGGCATGGGCACGAGCACGACGCCGGGCAGCACCTCGTGCCCGGTGAGCCCGTAGCGCCACTCGTCGCCGCGGCCTGCGTGCAGCACGAAGCGGGGGCCGTGCTCGAGCTGCTGCGGCCGGTAGCGGGTGCGGTCGAGCAGGTCGGGGTCGGTGACGGCGGCGGCGTGCTCGTCGGCGGTGGTGTGCACGGCGGCGTCGGGGAAGTCGGAGAGTCCGCCCGCGTGGTCGAGGTCGAGGTGGGTGAGCACGACGTGGGCGACGTCGGACGCATCGAGCCCGCGGGCGCGCAGCTGGTGCAGGACGGTGCGGTCGGGGTCGCCATCGGGTCGCAGCAGGTGGCGGATGGGCCCGAACCGGCGCGCGGGGTCGGTGACGTCGGCGGTGCCGAAGCCGGTGTCGACGAGGACAAGTCCGTCGTCGGTGTGCAGCAGGAAGACGTGTGCGGGGAGCCCGGGGAGGGTGAGGGGGTTCATGACGGCTGCCCTGAGGTGCTCGACGCGCATGTCGCTCATGGTGGCAGAGGTGCGGTGTGTTGGGTCACGAACGGCGGTGGCCGTGTGGGGGCGCGCCCTAGGCTCGGGGGATGCGCCGCTCCCCCACCCACGTCGTGCTGGCGCTCGCGTACCTGGCGGCGTTGGCGGCGATCGCGTTCTGGCCGACCCCGGTCGACCAGGGGGTGGACGTGCTGAACTCCTGGCCGGTGCGCTGGCTGGAGTCGTCGTTCGGGATGCCGCGCCCGACAGGTTACGACGTGGTGCAGACGGCGGCGAACGTCGTGCTGTTCGTGCCGCTCGGCTGGCTGGCGGTCGCGTTGACGCGGCTGTCGTGGTGGCAGGTGACGGCGGCGGGCTTCGTGCTGTCGTCGGGCATCGAGGTGGGTCAGGCGCTGCTGCGTCCGGAGCGGTTCGCGACGGTGTCGGACGTCGTCGCGAACACGTCGGGGGCGCTGCTGGGCGCGGTCGCGGCGACCGTCGCCCTGCGTCGTCGCGTGCCGGCGAGAGCCTGAGGGTCGGCCCGATTCGTCCTGAGCGGCGGGGCCTCGCTATCCTGTACCGGTTGCCGCCCGGCGGCGACGTGGAGATGTCGCATAGTGGCCTAGTGCGCCCGCCTGCTAAGCGGGTTGAGGGTTAAACCTCTCGCGGGTTCAAATCCCGCCATCTCCGCAGACGCGAGAAGACCCCCAGCGCTCTTTGCTGGGGGTCTTCTCGCGTCTATGAAGGGTTGCCGGGATTTGGGAGGAGCGAGGAACGAGCGACGGCTCCCGCCATCTCCGCCGAATGATCGAGGACTCCCAGCGCTCTTTTCTGGGGGTCCTCGATCGTTTAACGAAGGCGTCGGGATTTGGGAGGAGCGGCGAGGTACGAGCCGCGACGGCTCCCGCCATCTCCGCAGACGTGCAGGGTTGCCGGGACGTGGGACGGCTGGGGGCACCTCCCCCTTGCGGGACGGAACGAGCGACGGTTCCCGCCATCTCCCCCAGCCCCGTCGACCTCAGTCCGATCTACCCCTGCGGATCCACTGGTAGTCGCGGACCGAGGAGAACAGCATCAGCACACAGAGAGCTAAGGGAACACACGCGAGACCCACGAGAAATCGGCGGTTGCTCTCCGGCTCCCCTGCTC from Aeromicrobium erythreum encodes:
- a CDS encoding MBL fold metallo-hydrolase, giving the protein MSDMRVEHLRAAVMNPLTLPGLPAHVFLLHTDDGLVLVDTGFGTADVTDPARRFGPIRHLLRPDGDPDRTVLHQLRARGLDASDVAHVVLTHLDLDHAGGLSDFPDAAVHTTADEHAAAVTDPDLLDRTRYRPQQLEHGPRFVLHAGRGDEWRYGLTGHEVLPGVVLVPMPGHSRGHAAVAVETPDGVVVHAGDAVFDASHVSDHSPHGQRLAPVRALRAFEQTVGRDRARIRANHRELRRLASLPDVLVVPAHDRRITDELVDGAAT
- a CDS encoding Dabb family protein, with amino-acid sequence MSDAYRHVVLFRLHDGTDDATRDAAVAALASLHDLPGVLEWTVRVSDDTRKGVVVVENALFESEAAFRAFQAHPRHAEAGALLRETADWWVGDYPEPRGRDADEIT
- a CDS encoding ABC transporter permease subunit, which translates into the protein MPEPRPRRDAVVTAASRLLAASGLLALVGALPWLASRDPALTVLRARYADREATPEALAAVRAELGLDAGPFTLLGQWVSGLLRGDLGTSWISGRPVGPGLLDNLSVSLTLVGFSLVVAFAVATVSVTVAMRAGLRGRPSFGSGSGSVLLTALPEFLLATVLLLVGAVWLGWFPPFGWDGPGQAVLPALALGLPAGGLLGRLTATAVTAVFTEPWVTTWRGAGFTRREVATAVLRRAVPSVLPQLGLVVVGLTGGAVAVEEVFAIPGIGRALLGAAAAQDLPALQAGLLLLVVVAAVAGGAASLLARLLLGRAVRLSALSLPEPVVVLRRRDLLVPGVAGALLLVVVVAGLLGDPSTSAHPRLAPPSPGLWLGADASGRDLLARVGHGALTTVGTGLVVLVLCLLIGLAVGCLSHAATGPIEIANAAPPVLAGLVVAAIAGPSQLGAAVAVTAVSWAPLAAHTSALLREAGSQPHVAVLPVLGVGPVRRLVRHTLPAVVPAVTRHAALRLPGIVLALASLGFLGLGARPPRPEWGLVLAEGSAYVERAPWTALGPAGALVLVSVLSVGATAVLTTRRSGRAASTAA
- a CDS encoding ABC transporter substrate-binding protein, giving the protein MTPLRPLLRTGAAALVLTLAAGCFAGGGSDQASDGRISVAMMQPPRSGLSPLSDDAFKLSRWSTAETLVQLDADGVAQPMLATSWQRTDDRTWTFDLRGDVTFHDGTPLTSKEVVASLQTAAQASPVPRILDGVELTVEAPDADTVVVKTAVADPLVPQRLSSPQLSILAPKAYTTKAVNPVGAGTGPFELVKVDGTSGATLDRYDDYWGEKAKASGIDARFVPDGTARAAALRTGDADVVESVPVGQVAQLDEDLVIEVPMPRTNTLYLNTTKGPFKDPTVRAAAREAIDRARLVKDVYEGRADEASGLLGPALPWAADLRSDPEYTQLLAQRAEPAKVDGVRITLGTFTDRAELPEVAVLLEQELEAAGFVVQQDVREYQFIEADALDGAFDAFILSRATVLDSGDPVAYMASDFGCDGGFNIAQLCNDDVDAALDRAAQVEPGAERQRLTMLAEAQVLGLDAAVPLLHERVIQGEAQGVSGVERDPRERDLIDADSSAGA
- a CDS encoding VanZ family protein, translating into MRRSPTHVVLALAYLAALAAIAFWPTPVDQGVDVLNSWPVRWLESSFGMPRPTGYDVVQTAANVVLFVPLGWLAVALTRLSWWQVTAAGFVLSSGIEVGQALLRPERFATVSDVVANTSGALLGAVAATVALRRRVPARA